The Episyrphus balteatus chromosome 3, idEpiBalt1.1, whole genome shotgun sequence genome segment GGTATATTTAACAAGATAGATATTAACAAATTTGTGCTccttaaattgaattaaatctAGGTAATAAATTATGGGTAGGAGAGCAGATGTAtggaaaattgtataaaaaagtacgtatacgccacagtgaaccttttttattttattttttaaaataaagtaatgAAGAGTGTATGGACTTTTAACATTAATAAAAATCCAATAAATTAAGCAGCATAATGAAGAGGTACGAAAGTTCACCATTTCCTTTTACAAATCTAAAACGACTACCCTGTATTAAGttgtaagagaaaaaaaattgaatattattgTTGGTTTACGGATGGGCGTCCAAATTATATGCACTCAACTCAAAAAATCTGGCAAActaataaaactgaaatttatttacagttataaatcattttgtggatattattttttacagttttttcttttctttaggATAAATTATGTGGGAAGTCTGTaatttttaaaacgaaaaatataaactttgttttttgtttgttgtgcATGATTTACGGTTATtgcattttaattataaaactaGGAAAGATTTTCATTTAAGAAATGTGAAGGAGTGAAAGTCAAAGTTTTCAAATGGTTGGTATTCATTATAATATTGTATATGTAATGTGATACCAGGCGCTAATTTTGTGTTGCATATTTCAAGgataaataaaacttttgcagttaacaatttgaaaataagaattCTGTTAAAGATGCTTAGAttcgaattaaaaataataaacctagattactgaaaaattttaaaatgttttaagatgttttttattCCTCAGGAATTGGTTTTCTTCGCTAAAGAGTTGATATTTTAATCCACGAATTTATAGTTAACTGAGTTATGTTTTGTAAAATCTCAAAAGATAGAGGatttttaaagttcttttttgaaactatttatataaaataaaattgcatagcACATGTAGCTCAACTTCATGTATtcgtttaaaaattgtttagacTTCAAGTTCAATTatgtttttttcaacaaaatcttgaatgtaacttcaaaatcaaaactttacattaatttatttttggtttaaaaaaaagtatgtatggATTAAGAATATTTATGATTAATGGgaaatttaagtgaaaaaaaatcaatgtatatTACATATTTGACCAATTTCACCAATTCTTTCCTAATATCTCGTTATTTTTcccaattatttttcaaaacgttTCGTTAAAGTTTCTTGCTTCTTCAGTATATTTATTGTTTTAGCAGCAGATGGTCGAAAGTGAGCTGGGGGAGGCAAAAAAGTGGAGGCGACTATGGAACAATGATTTTTTTACCGATTTCTGCCAAGCATCACTCTTATCGAAaagaattaattgaaaattCTATATAATGAAAagatctattttatttttttttaagttaacctcaaacatattgagaaaaatgtaagaacttttttttttcattttgaacaaaaatcgaGTAAAATGTACGTTTTATGTATCAAGTAGTTTGTTTAAATcatgatattaaaaaaagtcaaaaaagttgatgacacaattttttaatagtaaGTAAATATTTCTATACATCATAATTTTGTATCCGTTGaaatcgtttaaaaattttttctcagccaattttcaaccgattcttataaaattaatccAAGAAAGTGGGTTTTGTCATATCGTCTGCCTAAAAGAGTAAaagaattttcttcaaatttaatacaaatgatttttatgaaattctgaaagtctttttgaagtgaaaacttctttagtatcgtagtgatttgaaacaagatgaaacgaaaaagcgacacgaaaaatcaattgatcataacttttttgttttaatagattgataaatgaaatttatacagtagataggtaataaaataaattatgactgtggaaaatttcaattaatttcatattcaaaattctgagattacggtgaaaagatgttctttttctcaacacgttatatcttttgatattcatttgatatatcacacatagttgctctacaagttatatcaaggggcacggtagtgcccagccaagttctctagcaactttggcactacaccctgaTTTACAgaaaacaactcaggccattttcgacccccctctaacttccacaccaaagatgctagaaatttcaaactcactacatttgttgagctcgtaaaaaccaaactcctcacaaaatttcagcctcctacgatgagtagtttctgagatatagggcttcaaaaatcgcaaaaaccgtaactgactcactgactcactgactcactgacagatcatcaaaattatggagaacttcccgatatcgtagaaacttgaaattttacacggtgataggacttgtggtgtatacaaaggaaaaaatcgaaaatttgagattttcaattcagggggcgtggcatccgcccatttccgctgaattttcatcatatattatagagcacttctgattatcgtagaatcttgaaatttggtagaatagtagagctggtagttaatacaaaggaaaaaatttaaaacttgagaatttcagccagggggcgtggcaaccgtccatttccgctgaattttcataaattattatagagcacttctgaatgtcgtagaatcttgaaatttggtagaatagtagagctggtagttaatacaaaggaaaaaatttaaaacttgagaatttcagccagggggcgtggcaaccgcccatttccgctgaattttcataaattattatagagcacttctgattgtcgtagaatcttgaaatttggtagaatggtagagctggtagtttttacaaaggaaaaaattttaaatttgagtatttcagccagggggcgtggcaaccggcattcccgctgaattttcataaattattatagagcacttctgattgtcgtagaatcttgaaatttggtagaatggtagagctggtagtttatacaaaggaaaaaatttaaaatttgagaatttcagccagggggcgtggcaaccgcccatttccgctgaattttcataaattattataaagcacttctgattgtcgtagaatcttgaaatttggtagaatagtagagctaatagtttatacaaaggaataaatttaaaatttgagaatttcagccagggggcgtggcaaccgcccatttccgctgaattttcataaattattatagagcacttctgattgtcgtagaatcttgaaatttggtagaatggtggagctggtagtttacacaaaggaaaaaatttaaagtttgagaatttcaggcagggggcgcggcaaccacccattttcactgaattttcatcaaatatagagattttatattctacagccataccttgcaaaaagtagtgaaatcacaacaaaaacattactgttaaaaaaagagccaagttctcctatgttgaaattatgctgccacaaaaagtactgagatgtaaaagtgtaccaagttctaaagtttgggttcaaattcgtatcaataaaattttgattgtttacttggcaatttttgaaataactttaaaaatcgataattaagaaaaattgtcaagagaacaatcaaaattttattgatacgaatttgaacccaaactttagaacttggtacacttttacatctcagtactttttgtggcagcataatttcaacataggagaacttggctctttttttaacagtaatgtttttgttgtgataatctttaattgaaaaacgcagtggaggaagtaccgtaatctaaatttgaaatttcgacatggttggctttaaaaaattcttaccatttttgtaggcatggtagaaatatgattgaagcgtcatataaaaggtgaaataataatgatataaaatttattatagattgtcttttaaaaaatggatttaatggcgttagaagagaaaagagattgattgttttgctttttttatgaaaactaattgggttaacaaaattctagctctttttgtagatgttgtatagacatggtcgatgtaaatattttgagctgaaacaataagctttcagatgggataaaatttattgtaggttgtcatataaaaaaagtgatggaataaaaaaaagttatactttttcgatttttttaaaatgatttttcaggtttcacttcaaccacgtgtgaattgcacacatgatttttttttttttgttttcttatttgtgTGTTTGTGGCCCAGAAATTGTAAAAtgttcgagttattgcaatttcgtCCAAAACTGCTGCAACGATTTAGGTATACCTTTAGATAATACTGAAACCAATCACAATACAAATGCTTTTTAagcttttctcaaaaaaaattaaatagcaaaatatggcgttttttaaatctttctgtGATGTCGGCTTTGAGCAGCAaaagcaaaatttataaaatccaACACTTTtagtaaaagataaaaataaattatgaaaatagatagattttgacatttttctcaataaaatctATAGTTACCATTATCATTcattttctgaaaaatgttttttttttcaacttttggccTCTGAAAACGGGTTTGAAATAATTGGTCTATTAGCTTAAGTTTGAAAATTAGTCTTTCAAAAACTTCACTGAAACaaatccatttaaaaaattgaattataacaCCTTAAATaatttcgtgtcgaaaaaaaaattgaggtcttaatcaaaaccaaaaaattttgctctgagtgtcagctcttccccaacatcaacaaattttctttaaaatttatacagaggcagctcttaaaatttACAAGTTAACTTACATAAAAGTGCAAAAGCAAGTACGAACAAAAATACtccatttatttcaagtcggaAGTCTTCTTAGCAAAAATCCATTTAGATATCTGTTTATTTTAATACCAATTACCTACATTATTTTAAGCAAGTCTCTTTTCTCTGTGTTTAAGCCCTCAATTTTCTGATCGGTTAGTTTCGTTCCTCAAATATTCCCTCAAAGTAATTAAATATTCCAAACCATTTTATTCCCACGACTGgatactgcatttttttttcaaaatattctagcTGTCATTTTAAACAGCTGTCTAATTAAACTTTATGAATTACCTTACTGAGAACTAAACAAAACACCTTTTAATCAATTTCTTTAAAGTAGAAATAACTTATTTAAAATCCTTTTATGCAATCGgtggaaataaaacaaaaaataaataaattataataataccTAACCTATACCATCATAAACGTAACAgttagaaaaagcaaaaaaaaaaacatgaataaattacatcatcataatcatcaaTTCACAACACAACGCAgccaaagtaaaaaaacaaaccaaaatttGAATAATATAGCTCAAAGATGAAATGGTCCACAAAAATCACgacaaagtagaaaaaaaattccaaaaaatttgctttcataaaatcaaattcacaaaaataaaagtcaatATTACGATTACATAGAAAAGacaatgtcaaaataaaaaaaaaattaaaataaacaacaactgCCATGTGAAAGAAATCATTTCATTACACAATCTAACTAAACCTATCCCCTCTTCTTctacaaaattgtaagaaaaaaaaaaaatataaaattagcatttaattagtcGATGCTGGCTTTTCGAAGTAAAAAGTGAAATGATTTCCTattaatttatgttaatttAATACACAAATCCACCTGAATTcacgaaaatcaaaaaaaaaaaaaatattcaacaatttttgtttacttctttttttcatgtaggtataaaaaaaattaagaaaaaaaaaccaacaaatgttaaataatatttattttcaacaataaaaaattaaaagaaaaagatacaaaaatatatctCACTTTCTTACagctaataaaaaaataaacaaacaatataAAGTTGAGATGCCAAAATTTCGAAATGAaccaaaaagttcaaaaattcacgtCATTCTTTCTATATCCCTCTTTGGGAGTCATCTCAACGTCAAAACTGTATATCATCCAAAAAAACATTCGTTTTGTCGAAGAAAATGAAGAAGATTGGCGCGAAACGAACTTGACTAGAACCGCACACCAAATCGatgtttatctatttttttttccttataaatGTATCTACTAAATTCTATCTCTTATTTCTAATTCTCATCCTTCATAACTTTATTCGCCTCCTCATCTTCATCGTTCTGGTTAAGATTCTTAGCCTCACGTTTCCTATTTCCATCGTATGAATAACCACCACCACCGCCGCTATTACTGCCAGTGGCACCTTCTAAATTATTACTATTCAGTTGCTGTTGAATGGATTTTTCCAACAACTCCGGTGAATTGGCAACACCACCATTACCACTATTGCCCAATGAACCATCTTCAGCCCTCTGCTCATTAGCTTTGTACTTAATGAAATACACTTCCggtttgtttagtttaaaggattgctgttgttgctgttgcaGCTCAGCGACGCTGGGTGTATCCGGTTTCTTCACCAAAACATACACCAAAGTTTGTTCCTCGATTTCGGGCAGCACTGGTGCCGGTGGAGGTGTTGGCGGCGATGGGCTTCGGACCAAAATGATTTTATAATGTTTCCTCGGAGGATAACGGTATTGGGGTTGTTGGGGATATTGCTGTTGTTGTGGCGGAAGTTGCACGTAGATTTTCTTCTCTTCGACGCCATCGTTGGGTATTGGGATATGCAGTTGAATTGGTGGTTGGGTaatttgctgttgttgttgttgttgttgttggtttgaaGGTGATGTTAAGAATGgaagctgttgttgttgttgttgttgtcccGCTGGTGGGACATAGAATGTTTGAGGATTATTATTGCTGCTCTGAGATTGCaactgctgttgttgttgaccAGAAGAAGGTGGTAAATAAGCCTGCTGCTGTTGTGGTCTGCATTGGGTCGCAGTGGAAATCAGAAGAAGCACAAAAGCCGTCAATGAACGATCACTGATCGATGACATTGCTATGCAGCACGAAATGTATCTTTTGGTGGTAATTTTTGTATCTAATTTTGGTTTAGTTAAAATACGTTTCCGTTTTGGAAGGCGAGCGCACTAATGAAATTCAATAGTCGACTGAATGCACGTGTAGGGAGTTTTCCGTATTTATACCGCGAAAGCCACGCGACaattaaaacgaaaatttttcttatgCCTCTGTGGAACGCGAGACACCAGTACTTCTGTTTGAATCGGAGTTCAAAACTAAAGTAATGAATCGAATGTGATTCTCCTCGAAGCGATGGGGCTTGTGGCCATGGATGCGATGGTGATGGCATGATGAAGATTGAAAAGCTGGCGGTAGGTAAACCCGCACACGGTTTCGAAATGCAAACATCAATCTTTCTCTCTTTtactggtttttttttctatttttttttctgtcttgtCTACTATTTTGTATCTAACGGATGCCAAATGAAGTGCTggaatatacaaaataaaatatattcataGATTAAAAGTGCAACACCAGAAATTTGTTATGTGTCGTGTTTGGCACACAGCTGTTTTGTGGCTTATAAAAATGGATTTGAATATGAATCCGCACTTGTTGTTAATATAATATGAAATAATACTAAAATAGGGGAAATGGAATCTAACGAATCTGTAATCCcttttgtgtgtttttatttttgttgtgggTTAAAGAGTAAATACTATTGTTGTTAGGTACATttccgtgttttttttttttgtattttattttatgataaCTATCTCTTCATGATGGTTTCATTATACagatacaatattttttgatctaTTTTGCATTTGTATTAGCAAGCTGATTAGCAACTATAGTGACTCTCTAACTGTTTTTGTTGGACATACAAGCTAATGAATGTGGACAACCGAGATTACCAACTTCgagaagaagaaagaaaaatagattgaagaaaataaaagatacaattttttttttgtttcttttaaagcTATTTTCGTTTGAAACTATTACGCATCAAGAAGTATCAAGGTTAATCGGTATAAATGGTGAATGGACTGAAATCGTTTTTGTAGATCAGTTTAGTAGGTCATGTTGAGTGATGATGagtatattaaattaatttatgaatctTTAGACAGTTATTTTGAGTTGAATTGATGTTCAAGGAATTTGTTTAGATTTGCAGGTCTTATAGTTCAAGGCTGTGATTTTTCTGATCAGAAGATAGAAATATGTATTGAAGATTAATGATTTATTATTTAGGAAGATTAGATGAGCAAATACATCCTGTTTGCATGTAGATTGGATGCTTAAGCCATTAAAGTTGCGGATGTAATTGATGTTGTTGTACATCGAGTTTAATTAGTTAATtaagacaatatttttttttccgttgaagaaccaattttaaattttttttaaaatttagttaaaagtttcaaaattttaagagcAAGCTATTGCGACCCATGAAAAACTGTctcttatattttggtttttgattttatgttgAACTTTGCTAAGTCACAAcaacattaatgtaaaataaaattagttggtcactgtggcgtatgcgtaatttttacacaaaaacttaaaatgatATTATTTTGGTACTTCTAGCTGGCCCAACTGACACACGTTGTAAAATacgttaaattgatattttgttgTGATATCTTGAAATGAAAAAAGGTTTCATCAATTCAGATTTAATGAAATACATGttaaaatatggaaaaaaattttgtgcaGTTTTTTACCAAATATTTGCGACttgcaagttttaaaaaaacctttttttatattcaaaggTGAAATCTTAACATTAAAAGCATGAAAgctataatataatatataaaaaaaactttttttttcatttagtcaATATTGGTCGAtcgttataatattttttaaatcaaaattattatcTAATAGCAGaggattaacttaaaaaaaatatttgtagaaAGATTCTGGTACAAAATAATTTACATCGGATTCAGAAAATATTTTAGTAATTATGGCAGTTCTAagtaatttatacaaaattgaattaattaaacaaatttatgtcaagtgttttatttgaatttttttctaatttaaataaACCATTTATGTTTTCggaaagtttttcaaattttttttcattataaaaaccaaaaatttcctttaaaaatattCCGTGCTGATAACtagttaaaaataaactacCTTTTTATAGCTAACAATgagtttgttgaaaaaaaatttaactgaattttcacatacaaattattaatttattcttaaaCACAAATATAAGTAGGCTTATGGCCACctgcattatttttaaattaaccgaacattttaaatttgtttatattcaaaaaagctttctttcttttcttggAATCATTGTTCTTAATAACTATATTGTTTCTTGATATTATACCAGTTACCATTCAAACTTAAGCCTTTCTACAACCTTGAACTAAACTGGTTGagtttaaatgaatttcatttatttgatttctatcaaaaattctactaaaaaattaaaaaagaattctcatTTTTAATTGCAAACAAACAATATTTCTTCTTccgttaaaatttcaaaatttatttcaagcttgtcacaaacacaaaaaagaaaaaaacaatcctCAAAAACTCACGACctagaaattaagaaaaattatgtCTTTTATACTCAGTACAGCAATTCTAAAATGAATTCCTtggaaactgaaaaaaaaagaacaaaaaaacaaaacaaaattcaaggaACCTCTCAGAGTCCCTTAAAATGCAATAAACTACATTTCTGCACCACTATTATACATCCCCGCTGCAGTTGTATAAGTGTAACATTTGAATCGGTAAATCTTAACAAATAGACGCTCGTTTTAGTATAGCAGAAAAATAGCAAGCAGCCAGTAGCAGTAACAGACTAGCATCACATAAAACTGTAATTCTTCACGCCCATTATTTTCAGCTTTCTCTTACGAAACTCTAACGTACGACATgcagcagcagtagcagcagTAAGCAAACGAGGCTAAAACTATATCCTTTCCTCATCTGGTATTCAATCCCGTCGCCAGTATATCATTTCGCCAAAAATCCTCATCAGGTACAAGACATATAAATCCTGGACGAACGTAAACCGTTCCGTTCGGTTGGTCGTCGTTCTCCTATCATATCGTACCGTGGATTGTTCTCTTCGGAGAATATGCACCAAAATAATGCATTTGCATGGCGCAAGGAGGTAAGGAGggtttctttttcaaaatatgaaatatcCGTTTTCTTATCCTTTTCCGCCCTGGAGCCTGCTTATTCTTTCAGCATTTTCCCCCATCCAAGGAATATACAATTATAGCTTCAGCAGACTTTGTTAAGTGAGAAATAATATTCTTCCTTCGCTAAATGCACACACGTGGTGGCGTGCAGAGATGTTAGAAGGGAACGACTTTGATATGACGTTGCATTGTAGGTATGCATGATAGATTCCAAACCCACCTCCTCTACTCCTTCCGTTCATCATCCCTCAGTGATAGCATAAGAACAAGATAAATAATAATGCCTGGCAAATGCATAACCATTAATAATTTGAATCCTTTCTTCTCTTCTGGCGCTGCGACTTCTACGAGCTTCTATTCGGTGTGATGGTAGCGGCGAAGGCACATCAGCCagaatatattttgatttataaaatcATCCAGCAATGTCGAGAATGCATTAGGTGTGTGCGGTGGTATCTATATCTTTCGCATAATATCTTTTAGCAAGCTTTGTTTATCTACACATATTGGAGGGAACCGAAAAGAATCTGGGGCTGGTTCAAAACGGAAGAGCTGTTGTTAGCTTAGAACCTCATTTTATGCTTTTTACGATGGCTTGTATTGAGGCAAAGAATCCTTGACATGTGTCTCGGGATATACATAGCTATACATAATCTTTTGTTCGAATTTGTTGCCTCGTCATACGGATGAGTAATAATCTTTTTCGAAGACAAGGTATATACAAATTCCCACCTCGAGCGGAAATTccatttttgtttcataaagtTCAAAATCTTGTCTAAGGAtattgtttagatttttttaacctCAGATATTTAAAAGTCATTTGAGAACTAGGAAGGGGAGGGGATGGAGATCATGTATTAGAGGCAAATGACTTCTGGAGAAggcaaaaattaatgaaattaattcCATATTATCTTTTTTAAAGCAGCTCTAGTTAGCCGATCCTCTATGGACATGGACAATGGGAGgctaaatacaaattaaatgaCTCACTCTTATGCCCTTTTTCGCCTTATTGCGAGCTGAGTCCTATTATAAAATCTTATGAGTTTTATAAGATTCCTTAAAGCcgttattgaaattttatttttagtaccaaaaataacggtaggtactTCCCATCTgacgaaaatagaaaataaagtaatacttttgatatagaaaaaaaaaggttattatTTGTACGTAGGTACCTATCTgatatagaaccgttttcttgatctcTGACTTTCTCGTTAATTACCtaaccgatttcaatgaaaattttttggtagcttttatttaaaaaaattttcaaaaaattcagttttggatttttaaaaaatctttgaaaaatcatttttttcaatgcgTATTGAtgaatttacttgaaattttgtttaaatatgtggaaaaataatttcttcaaaatggcgtaccaaatatatttttgaaaaaaattcgaaaatttttatataaaaatattttttaaaaaaatgtctccaactattttcatattcatattttcaaattccATAAATTCtttgttacataaaaaaaaattaaatcacgtACATATTTTTCTagattaaaaccaaaatttggaaaacatctttttttagatagatacaatggtcggaaaaagtattttgagaaaatgaacatttttctaactgatgcgAATAATCTGttacggttaaacataaaataaggaagttgacggttatttaataagtatattatggtgaatctcatgataaTCAATGtcagttggtattatgcttcggagatgcattttttgtataaaaagtactaatttttgaaggaaaaaagtattttgacaaacgttctttttcaacgttagtaaggtaaggtaatgtaTTTTACGTGTATTAAGTACGTATAAAACTGACAGACTCATTAAGGttccaatttataaaaaattgggcaaaacggcggaacttaacattgaaattagtgcatcttctgttgcaagtcataatttcggtgtgtctgttaaaaaatctgtggagaactgaatttattacgggaaactaaaaattaccaaatattacaacacaaaaatataattatactattcaaaatttac includes the following:
- the LOC129915001 gene encoding putative mediator of RNA polymerase II transcription subunit 12 produces the protein MSSISDRSLTAFVLLLISTATQCRPQQQQAYLPPSSGQQQQQLQSQSSNNNPQTFYVPPAGQQQQQQQLPFLTSPSNQQQQQQQQQITQPPIQLHIPIPNDGVEEKKIYVQLPPQQQQYPQQPQYRYPPRKHYKIILVRSPSPPTPPPAPVLPEIEEQTLVYVLVKKPDTPSVAELQQQQQQSFKLNKPEVYFIKYKANEQRAEDGSLGNSGNGGVANSPELLEKSIQQQLNSNNLEGATGSNSGGGGGYSYDGNRKREAKNLNQNDEDEEANKVMKDEN